Proteins encoded in a region of the Benincasa hispida cultivar B227 chromosome 2, ASM972705v1, whole genome shotgun sequence genome:
- the LOC120070959 gene encoding dnaJ homolog subfamily C GRV2 isoform X2: MPGHRIDPPCGRVHLQFGQQQSVIDLENASMHLKHLAAAAKDAVAESGSIPGSRAKLWRRIREFNACIPYSGVPSNIEVPEVTLMALITMLPAAPNLPPESPPLPPPSPKAAATVMGFVSCLRRLLASTSAASHVMSFPAAVGRIMGLLRNGSEGVAAEAAGLIAVLIGGGPGDSNLVTDSKGERHATIMHTKSVLFAHQGYVIILVNRLKPMSISPLLSMAVVEVLDAMICEPHGETTQYPVFVELLRQVAGLKRRLFALFGHPAESVRETVAVIMRTIAEEDAIAAESMRDAALRDGAILRHLSHAFFLPAGERREVSRQLVALWADSYQPALDLLSRVLPPGLVAYLHTRSDGVLHEDSNQEGSYSRRQRRLLQRRGRTGRMTTSQDQNLPHNNFETGEPSRQISAGPVSTIQASVAHPSDNAISDVTGLAQRDQSAVPSLTDIPITIINEASEPNIGCADANQESGLPAPAQVVVENTPVGSGRLLCNWPEFWRAFSLDHNRADLIWNERTRQELRETLQAEVHKLDVEKERSEDIVPGVTPVGESMTSQDSLPKISWNYSEFLVSYPSLSKEVCVGQYYLRLLLESNSTGRVQDFPLRDPVAFFRALYHRFLCDADTGLTVDGTIPDELGASDDWCDMGRLDGFGGGGGSSVRELCARAMSIVYEQHHQTIGPFEGTAHITVLLDRTDDRALRHRLLLLLKALMKVLSNVEACVLVGGCVLAVDLLTVVHEASERTAIPLESNLLAATAFMEPLKEWMFIDKENAKVGPLEKDAIRRLWSKKSIDWTTRCWASGMLDWKRLRDIRELRWALAVRVPVLTPAQIGETALSILHSMVSAHSDLDDAGEIVTPTPRVKRILSSPRCLPHIAQAMLSGEPNIVEFSAALLRAVVTRNPKAMIRLYSTGAFYFALAYPGSNLLSIAQLFSVTHVHQAFHGGEEAAVSSSLPLAKRSVLGGLLPESLLYVLERSGPAAFAAAMVSDSDTPEIIWTHKMRAENLICQVLQHLGDFPQKLSQHCHCLYEYAPMPPVTYQELRDEMWCHRYYLRNLCDEIRFPNWPIVEHVEFLQSLLVMWREELTRRPMDLSEEEACKILEISLEDVVNDGGNVRHSSENGEEMFGISRQVENIDEEKLKRQYRKLAMKYHPDKNPEGREKFLAVQKAYERLQATMQGLQGPQPWRLLLLLRGQCILYRRYGNVLEPFKYAGYPMLLNAVTVDKEDNNFLASDRAPLLVAASELLWLTCASSSLNGEELVRDSGIKLLAVLLSRCMCVVQPTTSANEPSAIIVTNVMRTFSVLSQFDSARVEMLEFSGLVDDIVHCTELELVPAAVDAALQTIAHVSVSSEFQDALLKAGVLWYLLPLLLQYDSTAEDSDTKESHGVGASVQIAKNLHALRASQALSRLSGMCSDDSPTPYNQAAADALRTLLTPKVASLLKDPEPKDLLSKINANLESPEIIWNSSTRAELLKFVDQQRSSQGPDGSYDLKDSHEFVYEALSKELYVGNVYLRVYNDQPDFEISSPEVFGVALVEFISDLVHNEYFVDSASQNKPVTSDSCSLQNELNSSIPSPKAEQLNKEASGQISQQSEPLDTMSASDGHGSEKEEALLVKNLQFGLISLKNLLTRYPNLASIFSTKNKLLPLFECFSVPVPSKCNIAQLCLGVLSLLTAYAPCLEAMVADGSGLLLLLQMLHSNPQCREGVLHVLYALASTAELAWSAAKHGGVVYILEILLPLQDEIPLQQRAAAASLLGKLIGQPMHGPRVAITLARFLPDGLVSVIRDGPGEAVVAAVDQTTETPELVWTSAMAASLSAQIATMASDLYREQMKGRVIDWDVPEQASTQQEMRDEPQVGGIYVRLFLKDPKFPLRNPKRFLEGLLDQYLSSIAATHYDTQAFNPELPLLLSAALVSLLRVHPALADHVGYLGYVPKLVAAVAYEARRETMSSEEPNNGNYEERTHEPSDGSEQPAQTPQERVRLSCLRVLHQLAASTTCAEAMAATSVGTPQVVPLLMKAIGWNGGSILALETLKRVVVAGNRARDALVAQGLKVGLVEVLLGLLDWRAGGRNGLCSQMKWNESEASIGRVLAIEVLHAFATEGAHCSKVRDILDSSEVWSAYKDQKHDLFLPSNAQSAAAGVAGLIENSSSRLTYALAAPPAQTSRPPNGK, translated from the exons ATGCCTGGTCATCGTATTGATCCACCGTGTGGAAGAGTCCACCTACAATTTGGTCAACAACAATCAGTCATTGATTTGGAAAATGCGTCCATGCATTTGAAGCACTTAGCAGCAGCTGCTAAAGATGCTGTGGCCGAAAGTGGTTCAATACCTGGATCAAGAGCTAAACTTTGGCGTAGAATAAGGGAGTTTAATGCATGTATACCTTATAGTGGGGTTCCTTCCAACATTGAAGTACCAGAGGTGACCCTCATGGCCTTGATCACAATGCTTCCAGCTGCACCAAATCTTCCTCCTGAGTCCCCTCCATTGCCACCTCCTTCACCTAAAGCAGCTGCAACTGTAATGGGCTTCGTCTCATGTTTACGTCGATTGTTAGCATCAACAAGTGCAGCATCACACGTGATGTCATTTCCTGCTGCTGTTGGGAGAATAATGGGTTTGCTTAGAAATGGTTCTGAGGGTGTAGCAGCTGAAGCTGCAGGCCTAATTGCAGTGCTTATTGGTGGCGGGCCTGGTGATTCAAATCTGGTGACAGATTCTAAAGGAGAGCGGCATGCTACAATCATGCACACCAAGTCAGTGTTGTTTGCTCATCAAGGTTATGTGATTATTCTTGTCAACAGACTGAAGCCAATGTCTATTTCTCCTTTGCTTTCCATGGCTGTTGTTGAAGTGCTTGATGCGATGATATGTGAACCACATGGTGAAACAACTCAATATCCAGTTTTTGTTGAATTATTACGCCAAGTAGCTGGTCTCAAGCGTCGCTTGTTTGCCCTCTTTGGACATCCAGCTGAAAGTGTAAGAGAAACTGTGGCTGTGATAATGCGCACAATTGCAGAAGAAGATGCAATTGCAGCAGAATCAATGCGTGATGCTGCTTTACGAGATGGTGCTATATTGAGGCATTTATCTCATGCATTTTTCCTTCCGGCTGGTGAGAGACGTGAGGTTAGTCGGCAGTTAGTTGCTCTATGGGCAGACTCTTATCAACCAGCTTTAGATTTGTTGTCTAGAGTTTTGCCTCCTGGGCTTGTTGCATATTTACACACACGATCTGATGGAGTTCTGCATGAGGATTCAAATCAGGAAGGGTCATATAGTAGACGACAGAGACGCTTACTCCAGAGGAGAGGCCGTACAGGTAGAATGACAACATCTCAAGATCAAAATTTGCCACATAATAATTTTGAGACTGGCGAACCCTCAAGGCAGATAAGTGCTGGTCCAGTTTCAACCATTCAAGCTTCTGTTGCTCATCCTAGTGACAATGCTATCAGTGATGTTACCGGGTTAGCCCAACGTGATCAATCTGCTGTTCCTTCTTTGACTGATATTCCAATTACTATCATAAATGAGGCATCAGAACCAAATATTGGCTGTGCTGATGCTAATCAGGAGTCAGGACTTCCTGCTCCTGCTCAGGTAGTTGTGGAGAACACTCCTGTTGGATCTGGCAGGCTACTCTGTAATTGGCCTGAATTTTGGCGTGCTTTTAGCCTTGATCATAATCGTGCTGATTTGATTTGGAATGAGCGCACAAGACAAGAACTACGTGAGACATTGCAAGCCGAGGTTCATAAATTAGATGTTGAAAAAGAACGGTCTGAAGATATCGTGCCTGGGGTCACCCCTGTTGGAGAAAGTATgactagtcaagatagtctgcCAAAAATTTCTTGGAACTACTCTGAGTTCTTAGTTAGCTATCCTAGTTTGTCTAAAGAAGTTTGTGTAGGTCAGTATTATTTACGATTGTTGCTTGAAAGCAACAGTACCGGCAGGGTTCAGGATTTTCCACTCCGTGACCCAGTTGCTTTCTTTAGAGCACTTTATCATCGATTCTTATGTGATGCGGACACGGGACTCACAGTAGATGGTACCATTCCTGATGAACTGGGTGCATCTGATGATTGGTGTGATATGGGAAGACTGGATGGTTTTGGAGGAGGTGGAGGTTCTTCTGTCAGAGAGCTATGTGCAAGGGCTATGTCAATTGTCTATGAACAGCATCATCAGACAATCGGTCCATTCGAAGGCACTGCTCATATAACAGTTCTCTTGGATCGAACAGATGATAGAGCTTTGAGGcatcgtcttcttcttcttttgaag GCATTGATGAAGGTATTGTCAAATGTAGAGGCATGTGTTTTGGTTGGAGGATGTGTATTAGCTGTTGATCTGTTGACAGTGGTTCATGAAGCCTCAGAGAGGACTGCTATTCCTTTAGAGTCTAATTTGCTTGCTGCCACTGCTTTTATGGAACCTCTCAAAGAGTGGATGTTTATTGACAAAGAGAATGCAAAAGTTGGGCCATTGGAGAAAGATGCCATTAGAAGACTGTGGTCAAAGAAATCTATTGATTGGACAACACGGTGCTGGGCCTCTGGAATGCTTGACTGGAAGAGATTGCGTGATATACGTGAACTACGGTGGGCATTAGCTGTTCGAGTTCCGGTTCTCACACCAGCTCAG ATTGGTGAGACAGCATTGTCCATTTTACATAGTATGGTATCTGCACATTCGGACTTGGATGATGCTGGAGAGATAGTCACACCAACCCCTAGAGTAAAACGAATCTTGTCCAGTCCAAGGTGCCTTCCACACATCGCTCAG GCTATGCTCTCTGGGGAACCAAACATTGTGGAATTTTCAGCTGCTTTATTAAGAGCTGTTGTCACCAGAAATCCCAAAGCCATGATTCGTCTTTACAGTACAGGTGCTTTCTATTTTGCCCTTGCGTATCCAGGATCTAACCTTCTTTCAATCGCACAACTCTTCTCGGTGACTCATGTCCATCAAGCATTTCATGGTGGAGAAGAGGCTGCAGTTTCCTCTTCTTTGCCTCTTGCAAAGCGTAGTGTATTGGGTGGACTTCTTCCTGAATCCCTGCTCTATGTACTGGAGCGCAGTGGCCCAGCTGCATTTGCTGCTGCTATGGTTTCTGACTCAGATACTCCCGAGATCATATGGACACACAAAATGAGAGCAGAAAACCTTATTTGTCAG GTCTTGCAGCATCTTGGCGATTTTCCCCAAAAATTATCACAGCATTGCCATTGTTTATATGAATATGCTCCTATGCCACCAGTGACATACCAAGAGTTGAGGGATGAAATGTGGTGTCATCGTTACTATCTGAGGAACTTGTGTGATGAGATACGATTTCCCAACTGGCCTATTGTTGAACATGTTGAATTTCTACAGTCATTACTTGTTATGTGGCGTGAAGAATTAACACGCAGACCTATGGATCTCTCTGAAGAAGAAGCTTGCAAAATATTGGAGATATCTCTGGAGGATGTGGTGAACGATGGTGGTAATGTGAGACATTCTTCTGAAAATGGTGAAGAGATGTTTGGCATCTCTAGACAAGTTGAGAATATTGACGAAGAAAAGCTTAAACGGCAATATAGAAAACTTGCAATGAAATACCATCCTGACAAAAATCCAGAAGGAAGGGAAAAGTTTCTTGCTGTGCAGAAAGCTTATGAGCGTCTACAG GCTACCATGCAAGGGTTGCAAGGTCCACAACCTTGGAGGTTGCTGCTTTTGTTGAGAGGTCAATGTATCTTGTACAGACGCTATGGAAATGTACTCGAACCTTTCAAATATGCAGGTTATCCAATGCTGCTAAATGCTGTAACAGTGGACAAGGAAGATAACAATTTTCTTGCATCTGATAGAGCACCCCTCCTTGTAGCAGCATCAGAACTTTTGTGGCTCAC ATGTGCATCGTCTTCATTGAATGGCGAAGAACTCGTGAGGGATAGTGGAATTAAACTTCTTGCAGTTCTTCTTTCTCGTTGCATGTGTGTGGTGCAACCAACTACTTCTGCAAACGAACCATCTGCTATCATTGTTACAAATGTCATGCGAACCTTTTCTGTTCTAAGCCAGTTTGATAGTGCGAGGGTTGAGATGCTCGAATTTTCTGGTCTAGTGGATGACATAGTACATTGCACTGAACTTGAGCTAGTACCAGCAGCTGTTGATGCTGCTCTCCAGACTATTGCCCACGTTTCTGTTTCCTCTGAATTTCAGGATGCCTTGTTAAAAGCTGGGGTCTTATG gtACCTTTTGCCCTTGTTGCTTCAATATGACTCAACAGCCGAGGATTCTGACACAAAGGAGTCACATGGTGTCGGTGCCAGTGTTCAAATTGCAAAGAATTTGCATGCCTTACGCGCTTCTCAGGCCCTCTCAAGGCTTAGCGGTATGTGTAGTGATGACAGTCCTACACCTTATAATCAGGCTGCAGCTGATGCTCTCCGTACATTGTTAACTCCAAAAGTTGCTAGTCTTTTGAAGGATCCAGAACCTAAAGATCTACTATCCAAAATAAATGCAAACTTGGAATCACCTGAG ATTATTTGGAACTCTTCCACGCGAGCAGAACTCCTCAAGTTTGTGGATCAGCAGCGCAGTAGCCAGGGCCCTGATGGGTCATATGATCTGAAAGATTCACATGAATTTGTGTACGAGGCACTGTCAAAAGAACTCTATGTTGGCAATGTTTATCTGAGAGTTTACAATGATCAACCAGATTTCGAGATTAGTAGTCCTGAGGTTTTTGGTGTTGCTTTGGTTGAATTCATATCAGACCTTGTTCATAATGAGTACTTTGTAGATTCTGCTTCTCAGAATAAACCTGTTACTAGTGACAGCTGTAGTTTACAAAATGAACTTAATTCCAGCATTCCATCTCCCAAAGCTGAGCAACTTAACAAAGAGGCTTCTGGACAAATTAGCCAGCAGAGCGAGCCTCTTGATACAATGTCAGCATCAGATGGGCACGGTTCTGAAAAAGAAGAAGCTTTATTGGTTAAGAACCTTCAATTTGGATTGATTTCCTTAAAG AATTTGCTAACGCGGTATCCAAATCTGGCATCCATCTTTTCTACCAAAAACAAGCTATTGCCTCTTTTTGAATGCTTTTCTGTTCCTGTTCCATCAAAATGCAACATTGCTCAACTTTGTCTCGGTGTGCTGTCACTTTTAACTGCATATGCTCCGTGCTTAGAGGCTATGGTTGCTGATGGATCTGGTCTTCTCCTTTTATTACAAATGCTCCATTCCAATCCTCAATGTCGTGAAGGGGTTCTCCATGTTCTTTATGCTTTGGCAAGTACTGCAGAACTTGCCTGGTCAGCTGCCAAGCATGGTGGTGTTGTATATATTCTTGAAATTCTCTTACCTCTGCAGG ATGAAATTCCTCTGCAACAAAGAGCTGCTGCCGCCTCCTTGTTGGGAAAACTCATTGGGCAGCCCATGCATGGCCCTAGAGTTGCTATAACTCTTGCTAGATTTCTTCCAGATGGCCTAGTATCAGTTATCAGGGATGGACCTGGTGAAGCAGTAGTGGCAGCTGTAGACCAAACCACCGAAACGCCAGAACTTGTATGGACGTCAGCAATGGCAGCCTCATTGTCTGCCCAAATTGCAACTATGGCTTCAGACTTGTATCGTGAGCAGATGAAAGGTCGTGTTATTGATTGGGATGTGCCTGAGCAGGCATCTACACAACAAGAAATGAGAGATGAACCTCAG GTTGGAGGAATATATGTTAGATTGTTTCTGAAAGACCCCAAGTTCCCTCTAAGAAATCCAAAGAGATTTTTGGAAGGATTGTTGGATCAGTATTTGTCATCTATTGCTGCCACACATTATGATACACAAGCTTTTAACCCTGagcttcctcttcttctctctgCTGCTTTGGTTTCGTTATTGCGAGTGCACCCAGCACTAGCAGATCATGTTGGATATCTTGGATATGTACCCAAACTTGTTGCTGCTGTGGCTTACGAGGCCAGACGAGAAACTATGTCATCAGAGGAGCCAAACAATGGCAACTATGAGGAGAGAACTCATGAACCTAGTGATGGATCAGAACAGCCTGCACAAACTCCACAGGAACGTGTGCGTCTCAGCTGTTTACGTGTCCTGCATCAACTGGCAGCTAGTACTACATGTGCAGAGGCAATGGCAGCAACTAGTGTTGGAACTCCTCAg GTTGTTCCTCTTCTAATGAAAGCAATAGGATGGAATGGTGGAAGCATACTGGCACTTGAAACCCTAAAGCGTGTTGTGGTTGCTGGAAATCGAGCCAGGGATGCGCTTGTTGCCCAAGGGCTTAA GGTTGGCCTTGTCGAAGTACTCCTTGGGCTTcttgattggagagctgggggAAGGAATGGACTTTGCTCTCAAATGAAATGGAATGAATCTGAAGCTTCTATTGGCAGGGTGCTAGCAATAGAG GTTTTGCATGCATTTGCCACGGAAGGGGCACATTGTTCTAAAGTGCGGGATATTTTAGATTCCTCAGAG GTTTGGAGTGCTTATAAAGATCAGAAACATGATCTTTTCTTGCCATCAAATGCCCAATCTGCTGCTGCCGGGGTTGCTGGTCTAATAGAGAATTCATCTTCCAGACTAACCTATGCTCTTGCTGCACCCCCTGCTCAAACTTCAAGGCCTCCCAATGGAAAATAG